A single window of Drosophila suzukii chromosome 3, CBGP_Dsuzu_IsoJpt1.0, whole genome shotgun sequence DNA harbors:
- the cu gene encoding nocturnin isoform X2, producing the protein MEFLMKTSRLIVTSKTFARRVAVPIPSKGKMEKFYMTQRHSHSLFIFSIILRKILYRKPDALMGSFNTAPKINNVDSQDDGLELPAGLDTSALLQHVQQLRGGGIEQPSLLTRGFLKPLPVDEDVADGLRCLQLNSVSRVCSAPVEGDASHNIRLLQWNILSQTLGQHNDGFVRCPEEALTWEHRKYLIVQEILQNQPDVICLQEVDHFKFLQTVLGSQNYEGIFFPKPDSPCLYIEQNNGPDGCAIFYKRDKLQLQGYDTRILEVWRVQSNQVAIAARLRMRSSGREFCVATTHLKARHGALLAKLRNEQGRDLIRFVKQFAGETPLLLCGDFNAEPVEPIYATILGCDLLRLGSAYADVKLDREEILQPSEDVGEFVSESMKREPPYTTWKIREEGEECHTIDYVFYTPDRLKIKNCLNFPEGEQIGKNRTPSYQYPSDHFSLVCDFELLPSAENGKESASDGKNETEVEGSKHGSIQ; encoded by the exons ATGGAGTTTCTAATGAAAACATCGCGTTTGATCGTCACATCGAAGACGTTCGCGAGACGTGTGGCCGTTCCGATTCCCAG caaagggaaaatggaaaagttTTATATGACTCAGCGTCATAGTCATAGCCTTTTCATTTTCAGCATAATACTGAGAAAAATTCTGTATAGAAAACCAGATGCTTT AATGGGATCTTTCAACACGGCGCCAAAGATCAACAACGTGGACTCCCAGGACGATGGCCTGGAATTGCCCGCGGGTCTGGACACCTCGGCTCTGCTTCAGCACGTCCAGCAATTGAGGGGCGGTGGAATCGAGCAGCCTTCGCTGCTCACCCGCGGCTTCCTGAAACCGCTCCCGGTGGACGAGGACGTCGCCGATGGACTGCGATGCCTCCAGCTGAACTCCGTATCGAGGG TTTGCAGTGCGCCAGTTGAGGGTGACGCCTCGCACAACATTCGATTGCTGCAATGGAACATTCTATCGCAAA CTCTTGGCCAACACAACGATGGATTTGTGCGCTGTCCTGAGGAGGCACTCACCTGGGAGCATCGCAAGTACCTGATTGTCCAGGAGATCCTGCAGAACCAGCCCGACGTTATTTGTCTGCAG GAAGTAGACCATTTCAAGTTCCTGCAGACGGTATTGGGTAGCCAAAACTACGAGGGCATCTTCTTCCCGAAGCCGGACTCCCCTTGTCTGTATATCGAGCAGAACAATGGACCCGATGGATGTGCCATTTTCTACAAGCGGGATAAATTACAGCTCCAGGGATACGATACCAGGATCCTGGAAGTGTGGCGTGTGCAGAGCAACCAGGTGGCCATCGCCGCCCGGCTGCGAATGCGATCCAGTGGTCGAGAGTTCTGCGTGGCCACCACCCACTTGAAGGCCCGCCACGGCGCACTTTTGGCCAAGTTGCGTAACGAACAGGGCCGGGATCTCATCCGGTTTGTGAAGCAATTCGCCGGTGAGACGCCCCTGCTGCTGTGCGGCGATTTTAACGCCGAGCCGGTGGAGCCCATCTACGCCACGATTCTGGGCTGCGATCTTCTCCGCTTGGGCAGTGCCTATGCCGATGTGAAGCTAGACCGTGAGGAGATCCTGCAGCCCAGCGAGGATGTGGGCGAGTTCGTGTCGGAATCGATGAAACGAGAGCCACCCTACACCACCTGGAAGATTCGTGAGGAGGGCGAGGAGTGCCACACCATCGACTACGTTTTCTACACACCCGATCGCCTCAAG ATCAAAAATTGCCTTAACTTTCCAGAGGGCGAACAAATTGGCAAGAACCGCACACCTAGCTACCAATATCCATCGGATCACTTTTCCCTCGTGTGCGATTTCGAACTGCTACCTTCCGCGGAAAACGGAAAGGAAAGCGCCAGCGATGGGAAAAATGAAACGGAAGTGGAGGGCAGCAAACACGGATCCATTCAGTAG
- the SdhC gene encoding succinate dehydrogenase cytochrome b560 subunit, mitochondrial, translating into MYALSSSLIRSPALRQGLQMAAASRQVSLKVVSVAETQKDESFFEKNERLGRKLSPHLTIYQPQLTSMLSICHRGTGLALGVGVWGLGLGALISSHDISHYVTMVEGLQLSGATLTALKFIIAYPAGYHTANGIRHLFWDTGRFLKIKEVYSTGYAMVATSFVLTAILALL; encoded by the exons AT GTATGCACTCTCCAGCTCGCTGATCCGCTCGCCGGCGCTGCGCCAGGGCCTCCAGATGGCCGCTGCCAGCCGCCAGGTATCGCTGAAGGTGGTATCCGTGGCCGAAACCCAGAAGGACGAGTCGTTCTTCGAGAAGAACGAGCGGCTGGGCAGGAAGCTGTCGCCCCACCTGACCATCTACCAGCCGCAGCTGACCTCCATGCTGTCGATCTGTCATCGCGGCACCGGCTTGGCCCTGGGAGTGGGCGTTTGGGGCCTGGGACTGGGCGCCCTGATCTCGTCGCACGACATCAGCCACTATGTGACCATGGTGGAGGGCCTCCAGCTGAGCGGCGCCACTCTGACTGCCCTCAAGTTCATCATCGCCTATCCGGCTGGTTATCACACCGCCAATGGAATCCGTCATCTCTTCTGGGACACCGGGCGATTCCTGAAGATCAAGGAGGTCTACTCGACCGGTTACGCAATGGTCGCCACCTCTTTCGTGCTGACAGCTATCTTGGCCCTGCTTTAA
- the cu gene encoding nocturnin isoform X5 codes for MEFLMKTSRLIVTSKTFARRVAVPIPRMGSFNTAPKINNVDSQDDGLELPAGLDTSALLQHVQQLRGGGIEQPSLLTRGFLKPLPVDEDVADGLRCLQLNSVSRVCSAPVEGDASHNIRLLQWNILSQTLGQHNDGFVRCPEEALTWEHRKYLIVQEILQNQPDVICLQEVDHFKFLQTVLGSQNYEGIFFPKPDSPCLYIEQNNGPDGCAIFYKRDKLQLQGYDTRILEVWRVQSNQVAIAARLRMRSSGREFCVATTHLKARHGALLAKLRNEQGRDLIRFVKQFAGETPLLLCGDFNAEPVEPIYATILGCDLLRLGSAYADVKLDREEILQPSEDVGEFVSESMKREPPYTTWKIREEGEECHTIDYVFYTPDRLKIKNCLNFPEGEQIGKNRTPSYQYPSDHFSLVCDFELLPSAENGKESASDGKNETEVEGSKHGSIQ; via the exons ATGGAGTTTCTAATGAAAACATCGCGTTTGATCGTCACATCGAAGACGTTCGCGAGACGTGTGGCCGTTCCGATTCCCAG AATGGGATCTTTCAACACGGCGCCAAAGATCAACAACGTGGACTCCCAGGACGATGGCCTGGAATTGCCCGCGGGTCTGGACACCTCGGCTCTGCTTCAGCACGTCCAGCAATTGAGGGGCGGTGGAATCGAGCAGCCTTCGCTGCTCACCCGCGGCTTCCTGAAACCGCTCCCGGTGGACGAGGACGTCGCCGATGGACTGCGATGCCTCCAGCTGAACTCCGTATCGAGGG TTTGCAGTGCGCCAGTTGAGGGTGACGCCTCGCACAACATTCGATTGCTGCAATGGAACATTCTATCGCAAA CTCTTGGCCAACACAACGATGGATTTGTGCGCTGTCCTGAGGAGGCACTCACCTGGGAGCATCGCAAGTACCTGATTGTCCAGGAGATCCTGCAGAACCAGCCCGACGTTATTTGTCTGCAG GAAGTAGACCATTTCAAGTTCCTGCAGACGGTATTGGGTAGCCAAAACTACGAGGGCATCTTCTTCCCGAAGCCGGACTCCCCTTGTCTGTATATCGAGCAGAACAATGGACCCGATGGATGTGCCATTTTCTACAAGCGGGATAAATTACAGCTCCAGGGATACGATACCAGGATCCTGGAAGTGTGGCGTGTGCAGAGCAACCAGGTGGCCATCGCCGCCCGGCTGCGAATGCGATCCAGTGGTCGAGAGTTCTGCGTGGCCACCACCCACTTGAAGGCCCGCCACGGCGCACTTTTGGCCAAGTTGCGTAACGAACAGGGCCGGGATCTCATCCGGTTTGTGAAGCAATTCGCCGGTGAGACGCCCCTGCTGCTGTGCGGCGATTTTAACGCCGAGCCGGTGGAGCCCATCTACGCCACGATTCTGGGCTGCGATCTTCTCCGCTTGGGCAGTGCCTATGCCGATGTGAAGCTAGACCGTGAGGAGATCCTGCAGCCCAGCGAGGATGTGGGCGAGTTCGTGTCGGAATCGATGAAACGAGAGCCACCCTACACCACCTGGAAGATTCGTGAGGAGGGCGAGGAGTGCCACACCATCGACTACGTTTTCTACACACCCGATCGCCTCAAG ATCAAAAATTGCCTTAACTTTCCAGAGGGCGAACAAATTGGCAAGAACCGCACACCTAGCTACCAATATCCATCGGATCACTTTTCCCTCGTGTGCGATTTCGAACTGCTACCTTCCGCGGAAAACGGAAAGGAAAGCGCCAGCGATGGGAAAAATGAAACGGAAGTGGAGGGCAGCAAACACGGATCCATTCAGTAG
- the cu gene encoding nocturnin isoform X7 encodes MGSFNTAPKINNVDSQDDGLELPAGLDTSALLQHVQQLRGGGIEQPSLLTRGFLKPLPVDEDVADGLRCLQLNSVSRVCSAPVEGDASHNIRLLQWNILSQTLGQHNDGFVRCPEEALTWEHRKYLIVQEILQNQPDVICLQEVDHFKFLQTVLGSQNYEGIFFPKPDSPCLYIEQNNGPDGCAIFYKRDKLQLQGYDTRILEVWRVQSNQVAIAARLRMRSSGREFCVATTHLKARHGALLAKLRNEQGRDLIRFVKQFAGETPLLLCGDFNAEPVEPIYATILGCDLLRLGSAYADVKLDREEILQPSEDVGEFVSESMKREPPYTTWKIREEGEECHTIDYVFYTPDRLKIKNCLNFPEGEQIGKNRTPSYQYPSDHFSLVCDFELLPSAENGKESASDGKNETEVEGSKHGSIQ; translated from the exons ATGGGATCTTTCAACACGGCGCCAAAGATCAACAACGTGGACTCCCAGGACGATGGCCTGGAATTGCCCGCGGGTCTGGACACCTCGGCTCTGCTTCAGCACGTCCAGCAATTGAGGGGCGGTGGAATCGAGCAGCCTTCGCTGCTCACCCGCGGCTTCCTGAAACCGCTCCCGGTGGACGAGGACGTCGCCGATGGACTGCGATGCCTCCAGCTGAACTCCGTATCGAGGG TTTGCAGTGCGCCAGTTGAGGGTGACGCCTCGCACAACATTCGATTGCTGCAATGGAACATTCTATCGCAAA CTCTTGGCCAACACAACGATGGATTTGTGCGCTGTCCTGAGGAGGCACTCACCTGGGAGCATCGCAAGTACCTGATTGTCCAGGAGATCCTGCAGAACCAGCCCGACGTTATTTGTCTGCAG GAAGTAGACCATTTCAAGTTCCTGCAGACGGTATTGGGTAGCCAAAACTACGAGGGCATCTTCTTCCCGAAGCCGGACTCCCCTTGTCTGTATATCGAGCAGAACAATGGACCCGATGGATGTGCCATTTTCTACAAGCGGGATAAATTACAGCTCCAGGGATACGATACCAGGATCCTGGAAGTGTGGCGTGTGCAGAGCAACCAGGTGGCCATCGCCGCCCGGCTGCGAATGCGATCCAGTGGTCGAGAGTTCTGCGTGGCCACCACCCACTTGAAGGCCCGCCACGGCGCACTTTTGGCCAAGTTGCGTAACGAACAGGGCCGGGATCTCATCCGGTTTGTGAAGCAATTCGCCGGTGAGACGCCCCTGCTGCTGTGCGGCGATTTTAACGCCGAGCCGGTGGAGCCCATCTACGCCACGATTCTGGGCTGCGATCTTCTCCGCTTGGGCAGTGCCTATGCCGATGTGAAGCTAGACCGTGAGGAGATCCTGCAGCCCAGCGAGGATGTGGGCGAGTTCGTGTCGGAATCGATGAAACGAGAGCCACCCTACACCACCTGGAAGATTCGTGAGGAGGGCGAGGAGTGCCACACCATCGACTACGTTTTCTACACACCCGATCGCCTCAAG ATCAAAAATTGCCTTAACTTTCCAGAGGGCGAACAAATTGGCAAGAACCGCACACCTAGCTACCAATATCCATCGGATCACTTTTCCCTCGTGTGCGATTTCGAACTGCTACCTTCCGCGGAAAACGGAAAGGAAAGCGCCAGCGATGGGAAAAATGAAACGGAAGTGGAGGGCAGCAAACACGGATCCATTCAGTAG
- the cu gene encoding nocturnin isoform X1, with protein MDQKSEVRENYGHRRQPALGKAMPVTALLLNLEVNPLDYRRSDGGSEQMLEEDDKPPQLFSITDEPPSPPSDEEDFKPPNHYTDDQRLAGDSQRDIPCSNCLQSAPDHLIDRSSAINEMCQRLCGPECRRPQGLTLDGFRQDFLRQYEIAEAVAKTSAMTSTVQMKQRLAARKLEIGKEMDDQLGVASPHIDINLGQSGSAAPTAAGNGEFEFEPPRDLLLYLVRMGSFNTAPKINNVDSQDDGLELPAGLDTSALLQHVQQLRGGGIEQPSLLTRGFLKPLPVDEDVADGLRCLQLNSVSRVCSAPVEGDASHNIRLLQWNILSQTLGQHNDGFVRCPEEALTWEHRKYLIVQEILQNQPDVICLQEVDHFKFLQTVLGSQNYEGIFFPKPDSPCLYIEQNNGPDGCAIFYKRDKLQLQGYDTRILEVWRVQSNQVAIAARLRMRSSGREFCVATTHLKARHGALLAKLRNEQGRDLIRFVKQFAGETPLLLCGDFNAEPVEPIYATILGCDLLRLGSAYADVKLDREEILQPSEDVGEFVSESMKREPPYTTWKIREEGEECHTIDYVFYTPDRLKIKNCLNFPEGEQIGKNRTPSYQYPSDHFSLVCDFELLPSAENGKESASDGKNETEVEGSKHGSIQ; from the exons ATGGATCAAAAAAGTGAAGTGAGGGAAAACTATGGCCATCGTCGTCAGCCAGCTTTGGGCAAGGCCATGCCAGTGACAGCTCTGTTGTTGAATTTGGAAGTGAATCCTTTGGATTACCGGAGAAGTGATGGCGGCTCAGAACAGATGCTCGAAGAAGATGATAAACCACCTCAGTTGTTTAGCATAACAGATGAGCCCCCATCGCCACCCAGTGACGAAGAGGACTTTAAGCCCCCGAATCACTATACGGATGATCAAAGGCTGGCTGGTGATTCGCAGAGGGATATACCCTGTTCGAATTGCCTTCAATCTGCACCCGATCACCTAATCGATCGCAGTTCGGCCATCAACGAGATGTGCCAACGCCTGTGTGGTCCCGAATGCCGAAGACCTCAAGGCCTCACGCTCGATGGTTTTCGCCAGGATTTCCTCAGGCAGTACGAGATCGCGGAAGCTGTGGCCAAGACCTCGGCCATGACCTCCACCGTTCAGATGAAACAGCGCCTGGCGGCACGAAAACTGGAAATCGGCAAGGAAATGGATGACCAGCTGGGCGTGGCCAGCCCCCATATCGATATCAATCTCGGCCAGAGTGGTTCCGCTGCACCTACGGCTGCTGGAAATGGAGAGTTTGAGTTTGAGCCGCCCCGCGATCTGCTCTTGTATCTGGTGAG AATGGGATCTTTCAACACGGCGCCAAAGATCAACAACGTGGACTCCCAGGACGATGGCCTGGAATTGCCCGCGGGTCTGGACACCTCGGCTCTGCTTCAGCACGTCCAGCAATTGAGGGGCGGTGGAATCGAGCAGCCTTCGCTGCTCACCCGCGGCTTCCTGAAACCGCTCCCGGTGGACGAGGACGTCGCCGATGGACTGCGATGCCTCCAGCTGAACTCCGTATCGAGGG TTTGCAGTGCGCCAGTTGAGGGTGACGCCTCGCACAACATTCGATTGCTGCAATGGAACATTCTATCGCAAA CTCTTGGCCAACACAACGATGGATTTGTGCGCTGTCCTGAGGAGGCACTCACCTGGGAGCATCGCAAGTACCTGATTGTCCAGGAGATCCTGCAGAACCAGCCCGACGTTATTTGTCTGCAG GAAGTAGACCATTTCAAGTTCCTGCAGACGGTATTGGGTAGCCAAAACTACGAGGGCATCTTCTTCCCGAAGCCGGACTCCCCTTGTCTGTATATCGAGCAGAACAATGGACCCGATGGATGTGCCATTTTCTACAAGCGGGATAAATTACAGCTCCAGGGATACGATACCAGGATCCTGGAAGTGTGGCGTGTGCAGAGCAACCAGGTGGCCATCGCCGCCCGGCTGCGAATGCGATCCAGTGGTCGAGAGTTCTGCGTGGCCACCACCCACTTGAAGGCCCGCCACGGCGCACTTTTGGCCAAGTTGCGTAACGAACAGGGCCGGGATCTCATCCGGTTTGTGAAGCAATTCGCCGGTGAGACGCCCCTGCTGCTGTGCGGCGATTTTAACGCCGAGCCGGTGGAGCCCATCTACGCCACGATTCTGGGCTGCGATCTTCTCCGCTTGGGCAGTGCCTATGCCGATGTGAAGCTAGACCGTGAGGAGATCCTGCAGCCCAGCGAGGATGTGGGCGAGTTCGTGTCGGAATCGATGAAACGAGAGCCACCCTACACCACCTGGAAGATTCGTGAGGAGGGCGAGGAGTGCCACACCATCGACTACGTTTTCTACACACCCGATCGCCTCAAG ATCAAAAATTGCCTTAACTTTCCAGAGGGCGAACAAATTGGCAAGAACCGCACACCTAGCTACCAATATCCATCGGATCACTTTTCCCTCGTGTGCGATTTCGAACTGCTACCTTCCGCGGAAAACGGAAAGGAAAGCGCCAGCGATGGGAAAAATGAAACGGAAGTGGAGGGCAGCAAACACGGATCCATTCAGTAG
- the cu gene encoding nocturnin isoform X3 codes for MNLISTFVYFLVAFYKFFKKFFKGKMEKFYMTQRHSHSLFIFSIILRKILYRKPDALMGSFNTAPKINNVDSQDDGLELPAGLDTSALLQHVQQLRGGGIEQPSLLTRGFLKPLPVDEDVADGLRCLQLNSVSRVCSAPVEGDASHNIRLLQWNILSQTLGQHNDGFVRCPEEALTWEHRKYLIVQEILQNQPDVICLQEVDHFKFLQTVLGSQNYEGIFFPKPDSPCLYIEQNNGPDGCAIFYKRDKLQLQGYDTRILEVWRVQSNQVAIAARLRMRSSGREFCVATTHLKARHGALLAKLRNEQGRDLIRFVKQFAGETPLLLCGDFNAEPVEPIYATILGCDLLRLGSAYADVKLDREEILQPSEDVGEFVSESMKREPPYTTWKIREEGEECHTIDYVFYTPDRLKIKNCLNFPEGEQIGKNRTPSYQYPSDHFSLVCDFELLPSAENGKESASDGKNETEVEGSKHGSIQ; via the exons caaagggaaaatggaaaagttTTATATGACTCAGCGTCATAGTCATAGCCTTTTCATTTTCAGCATAATACTGAGAAAAATTCTGTATAGAAAACCAGATGCTTT AATGGGATCTTTCAACACGGCGCCAAAGATCAACAACGTGGACTCCCAGGACGATGGCCTGGAATTGCCCGCGGGTCTGGACACCTCGGCTCTGCTTCAGCACGTCCAGCAATTGAGGGGCGGTGGAATCGAGCAGCCTTCGCTGCTCACCCGCGGCTTCCTGAAACCGCTCCCGGTGGACGAGGACGTCGCCGATGGACTGCGATGCCTCCAGCTGAACTCCGTATCGAGGG TTTGCAGTGCGCCAGTTGAGGGTGACGCCTCGCACAACATTCGATTGCTGCAATGGAACATTCTATCGCAAA CTCTTGGCCAACACAACGATGGATTTGTGCGCTGTCCTGAGGAGGCACTCACCTGGGAGCATCGCAAGTACCTGATTGTCCAGGAGATCCTGCAGAACCAGCCCGACGTTATTTGTCTGCAG GAAGTAGACCATTTCAAGTTCCTGCAGACGGTATTGGGTAGCCAAAACTACGAGGGCATCTTCTTCCCGAAGCCGGACTCCCCTTGTCTGTATATCGAGCAGAACAATGGACCCGATGGATGTGCCATTTTCTACAAGCGGGATAAATTACAGCTCCAGGGATACGATACCAGGATCCTGGAAGTGTGGCGTGTGCAGAGCAACCAGGTGGCCATCGCCGCCCGGCTGCGAATGCGATCCAGTGGTCGAGAGTTCTGCGTGGCCACCACCCACTTGAAGGCCCGCCACGGCGCACTTTTGGCCAAGTTGCGTAACGAACAGGGCCGGGATCTCATCCGGTTTGTGAAGCAATTCGCCGGTGAGACGCCCCTGCTGCTGTGCGGCGATTTTAACGCCGAGCCGGTGGAGCCCATCTACGCCACGATTCTGGGCTGCGATCTTCTCCGCTTGGGCAGTGCCTATGCCGATGTGAAGCTAGACCGTGAGGAGATCCTGCAGCCCAGCGAGGATGTGGGCGAGTTCGTGTCGGAATCGATGAAACGAGAGCCACCCTACACCACCTGGAAGATTCGTGAGGAGGGCGAGGAGTGCCACACCATCGACTACGTTTTCTACACACCCGATCGCCTCAAG ATCAAAAATTGCCTTAACTTTCCAGAGGGCGAACAAATTGGCAAGAACCGCACACCTAGCTACCAATATCCATCGGATCACTTTTCCCTCGTGTGCGATTTCGAACTGCTACCTTCCGCGGAAAACGGAAAGGAAAGCGCCAGCGATGGGAAAAATGAAACGGAAGTGGAGGGCAGCAAACACGGATCCATTCAGTAG
- the cu gene encoding nocturnin isoform X4 has product MEPALPIKRANKAPCKNDRKAYLQKVMLTRMGSFNTAPKINNVDSQDDGLELPAGLDTSALLQHVQQLRGGGIEQPSLLTRGFLKPLPVDEDVADGLRCLQLNSVSRVCSAPVEGDASHNIRLLQWNILSQTLGQHNDGFVRCPEEALTWEHRKYLIVQEILQNQPDVICLQEVDHFKFLQTVLGSQNYEGIFFPKPDSPCLYIEQNNGPDGCAIFYKRDKLQLQGYDTRILEVWRVQSNQVAIAARLRMRSSGREFCVATTHLKARHGALLAKLRNEQGRDLIRFVKQFAGETPLLLCGDFNAEPVEPIYATILGCDLLRLGSAYADVKLDREEILQPSEDVGEFVSESMKREPPYTTWKIREEGEECHTIDYVFYTPDRLKIKNCLNFPEGEQIGKNRTPSYQYPSDHFSLVCDFELLPSAENGKESASDGKNETEVEGSKHGSIQ; this is encoded by the exons ATGGAGCCAGCACTGCCAATAAAGCGAGCCAACAAGGCGCCCTGCAAGAACGATCGAAAGGCCTATCTGCAAAAAGTGATGCTAACCAG AATGGGATCTTTCAACACGGCGCCAAAGATCAACAACGTGGACTCCCAGGACGATGGCCTGGAATTGCCCGCGGGTCTGGACACCTCGGCTCTGCTTCAGCACGTCCAGCAATTGAGGGGCGGTGGAATCGAGCAGCCTTCGCTGCTCACCCGCGGCTTCCTGAAACCGCTCCCGGTGGACGAGGACGTCGCCGATGGACTGCGATGCCTCCAGCTGAACTCCGTATCGAGGG TTTGCAGTGCGCCAGTTGAGGGTGACGCCTCGCACAACATTCGATTGCTGCAATGGAACATTCTATCGCAAA CTCTTGGCCAACACAACGATGGATTTGTGCGCTGTCCTGAGGAGGCACTCACCTGGGAGCATCGCAAGTACCTGATTGTCCAGGAGATCCTGCAGAACCAGCCCGACGTTATTTGTCTGCAG GAAGTAGACCATTTCAAGTTCCTGCAGACGGTATTGGGTAGCCAAAACTACGAGGGCATCTTCTTCCCGAAGCCGGACTCCCCTTGTCTGTATATCGAGCAGAACAATGGACCCGATGGATGTGCCATTTTCTACAAGCGGGATAAATTACAGCTCCAGGGATACGATACCAGGATCCTGGAAGTGTGGCGTGTGCAGAGCAACCAGGTGGCCATCGCCGCCCGGCTGCGAATGCGATCCAGTGGTCGAGAGTTCTGCGTGGCCACCACCCACTTGAAGGCCCGCCACGGCGCACTTTTGGCCAAGTTGCGTAACGAACAGGGCCGGGATCTCATCCGGTTTGTGAAGCAATTCGCCGGTGAGACGCCCCTGCTGCTGTGCGGCGATTTTAACGCCGAGCCGGTGGAGCCCATCTACGCCACGATTCTGGGCTGCGATCTTCTCCGCTTGGGCAGTGCCTATGCCGATGTGAAGCTAGACCGTGAGGAGATCCTGCAGCCCAGCGAGGATGTGGGCGAGTTCGTGTCGGAATCGATGAAACGAGAGCCACCCTACACCACCTGGAAGATTCGTGAGGAGGGCGAGGAGTGCCACACCATCGACTACGTTTTCTACACACCCGATCGCCTCAAG ATCAAAAATTGCCTTAACTTTCCAGAGGGCGAACAAATTGGCAAGAACCGCACACCTAGCTACCAATATCCATCGGATCACTTTTCCCTCGTGTGCGATTTCGAACTGCTACCTTCCGCGGAAAACGGAAAGGAAAGCGCCAGCGATGGGAAAAATGAAACGGAAGTGGAGGGCAGCAAACACGGATCCATTCAGTAG
- the cu gene encoding nocturnin isoform X6 → MNLISTFVYFLVAFYKFFKKFLMGSFNTAPKINNVDSQDDGLELPAGLDTSALLQHVQQLRGGGIEQPSLLTRGFLKPLPVDEDVADGLRCLQLNSVSRVCSAPVEGDASHNIRLLQWNILSQTLGQHNDGFVRCPEEALTWEHRKYLIVQEILQNQPDVICLQEVDHFKFLQTVLGSQNYEGIFFPKPDSPCLYIEQNNGPDGCAIFYKRDKLQLQGYDTRILEVWRVQSNQVAIAARLRMRSSGREFCVATTHLKARHGALLAKLRNEQGRDLIRFVKQFAGETPLLLCGDFNAEPVEPIYATILGCDLLRLGSAYADVKLDREEILQPSEDVGEFVSESMKREPPYTTWKIREEGEECHTIDYVFYTPDRLKIKNCLNFPEGEQIGKNRTPSYQYPSDHFSLVCDFELLPSAENGKESASDGKNETEVEGSKHGSIQ, encoded by the exons AATGGGATCTTTCAACACGGCGCCAAAGATCAACAACGTGGACTCCCAGGACGATGGCCTGGAATTGCCCGCGGGTCTGGACACCTCGGCTCTGCTTCAGCACGTCCAGCAATTGAGGGGCGGTGGAATCGAGCAGCCTTCGCTGCTCACCCGCGGCTTCCTGAAACCGCTCCCGGTGGACGAGGACGTCGCCGATGGACTGCGATGCCTCCAGCTGAACTCCGTATCGAGGG TTTGCAGTGCGCCAGTTGAGGGTGACGCCTCGCACAACATTCGATTGCTGCAATGGAACATTCTATCGCAAA CTCTTGGCCAACACAACGATGGATTTGTGCGCTGTCCTGAGGAGGCACTCACCTGGGAGCATCGCAAGTACCTGATTGTCCAGGAGATCCTGCAGAACCAGCCCGACGTTATTTGTCTGCAG GAAGTAGACCATTTCAAGTTCCTGCAGACGGTATTGGGTAGCCAAAACTACGAGGGCATCTTCTTCCCGAAGCCGGACTCCCCTTGTCTGTATATCGAGCAGAACAATGGACCCGATGGATGTGCCATTTTCTACAAGCGGGATAAATTACAGCTCCAGGGATACGATACCAGGATCCTGGAAGTGTGGCGTGTGCAGAGCAACCAGGTGGCCATCGCCGCCCGGCTGCGAATGCGATCCAGTGGTCGAGAGTTCTGCGTGGCCACCACCCACTTGAAGGCCCGCCACGGCGCACTTTTGGCCAAGTTGCGTAACGAACAGGGCCGGGATCTCATCCGGTTTGTGAAGCAATTCGCCGGTGAGACGCCCCTGCTGCTGTGCGGCGATTTTAACGCCGAGCCGGTGGAGCCCATCTACGCCACGATTCTGGGCTGCGATCTTCTCCGCTTGGGCAGTGCCTATGCCGATGTGAAGCTAGACCGTGAGGAGATCCTGCAGCCCAGCGAGGATGTGGGCGAGTTCGTGTCGGAATCGATGAAACGAGAGCCACCCTACACCACCTGGAAGATTCGTGAGGAGGGCGAGGAGTGCCACACCATCGACTACGTTTTCTACACACCCGATCGCCTCAAG ATCAAAAATTGCCTTAACTTTCCAGAGGGCGAACAAATTGGCAAGAACCGCACACCTAGCTACCAATATCCATCGGATCACTTTTCCCTCGTGTGCGATTTCGAACTGCTACCTTCCGCGGAAAACGGAAAGGAAAGCGCCAGCGATGGGAAAAATGAAACGGAAGTGGAGGGCAGCAAACACGGATCCATTCAGTAG